The DNA region ACCTGCCCATCGTAGCCGGCGTTCCCACGCCCAAGCAGTTCCTGGGCTACTACATCGGCGCGCCCAAGAAGCTCACGTACTACGACCAGATGGTGAAGTACTATCGCGCGCTCGCCAAGGCCACGCCGCGCGTGAGGGTCGAGACCATCGGCCGCTCGGACGAAGGGCGCGAACTCGTGGTCGTGTGGGTCTCGTCCGCGGAGAACCTGGCGCACCTGGCGGAGAACCGCGCGAATCTGGCTAAGCTCGCCGACCCCCGCGGCCTCTCCGAGGCGCAGATCCACGAGCTGATCGCCACGACCAAGCCGGACTATCACCTGATGGGCGGGCTGCACTCGGGCGAGACGGGGCCGCCGGAGATGCTCATGGAACTCGTCTATCGGTTGGCCACGGAGACGTCGCCGCTGATCGACAAGATCCGCGACAACGTGATCGTCTCGGTCACGCCGGCCGCCGAGCCCGATGGCCGCGATCGCAACGTCGACTGGTTCTATCACGGCCTCGACATGCAGGCCAAGTACGGGCCGGCCGACTCGGTTGCGCGCGCCGACAGCCTGCGCGCCGACAGCCTCAAGGCTGACAGCGCGCAGGGCGGACGCCGCGGACGAGGCGGGCGTGGTGGTCGCGGCGGACGCGGCGGACGCGGCGGCGGCACGGGGGCGGCCGTGGCCACGTTGGCCGGCCCGCCGGGCCGCGGTGGCAGGGGCGGCGGCCTGGAGGGCGGGCTCCCCTACTGGGGCAAGTACGTCTATCACGACAACAATCGCGACATCAACCTCTCGCAGGTCGAGATGCGCGCGATCACCGATTGGTACCTCACGGCGCATCCGCCCATCGTGCACGACATGCACGAGGCGGAGGCGCTGATGTACATCTACAGCGGTGGTCCGCCGCAGAATCCCACGCTCGATCCGATTCTCTTTACCGAACTGCCCTTCTTTGCCAACTACCAGCTCGAGCAGACCACGAAATACGGCATGCCGGGCGTGTACACGCACGCCTTCATGGACGGCTGGTCACCCGGCTACCTGGGGTCGGTGGCGTACAACCACAACGGCATGATGGAGATGTACGAGACCGAGTCCGGCCACGACATTCCGGCCGACTCGATGGCGGACAGCATTGCCAATGCAACGCCGCCGGGGCGCGGCGGCGCGTTCGGACGCGGCGGCTTCGGTGGCCGAGGCGAGAGCCTGCCCACCGGCCAGGGAGCCGGCCAGCCGCGCGAGTGGTATCGCGGTCTGCCCCTGCCGGCCAATGGCGTGGCCACCTTCACGCGCCGCGACAACGCCAACTACATGGAAACCGGCGTTCTCTCGGCGCTCCAACTCACGTCGATGTTCCCGCAGATGGTGCTGGAAGACTTCGCCGTGATGACGCAGCACTCGATTGACGACGGCAACACCAAGGCGCCATACGCCTACGTCATCCCGGTGGCGCCGGACATGACCAAGGCGGCGACCCTGGTCAACATCCTGCGCGCGCAGGGCATCGAGGTGGGCACGCTCAAGCAGACCACCGTGGCGGGCAAGGACACCATTCCCGCCGGCTCGTACGTGGTGAAGCTCAACCAGCCGTACGGCCGTCTGGCCAAGAACCTGCTCCAGAAGCAGATCTTTCCCGACCCGCGGCTCACGACATACGACGACAGCGGCTGGTCCATGGGCTGGGCGTTCGACGTCACGGTGAACGAGATCGAGGACAAGTCCATTCTCGACGCGGCGGTGACGCCCGTGAAGCGGGCCGAGGTGCGGGGCACCGTGGCCGGCAGCGGGACGGCCGGCCTCGCCGTGGCCCACTACGGCTCCAACAACATGATCACCTTCCGGTACCTGCTCAAGAACGTGCCGATGCAGGTGGCCGACTCGGCGTTCACCGCCAACGGCGTGAAGTTCCCCGCCGGCTCGTTCATCGTCACCGGCTCCGCGGCCGACCTCGCCGCAGCCAAGCGCACCGTGGATTCGCTCGGACTCACCGCGGCCGCGCTCCCGTCGCTGCCGCAGGTGCCGTCGCATCAGGCCAACGTGCCGCGCGTGGCCATCTACTCACAGTGGAACGGCACGCAGGACCTGGGCTGGTATCGCTACACCTTCGACCGATTCCACATTCCGTATGACCTGATCTTCAAGGAGCGCGTGGAAAAGGGCGACCTGAAAAAGGACTACGACGTGATCGTGATGGCGGCGCAGAACATCAACCGGGCGGCGGTGTTCGCGCCCAAGGCCAAGCACCCGCAGCCCTACGAACAGAGCGCCAGGTACAGGAACCTGGGCATGTACGGCTCCACGCCAGACATGAGCGGCGGATTCGGGCAGGCCGGAGTGGACGCGATCGATGCGTTCCTGGATGCGGGGGGCACGCTCATCACTGCCGCGCAGGCGGTGGACTATCCGATCGACTTCGGGCTCGCGCGGTCGGCGTACGGCGAGAATCCCGCGGGCGTGACGGCGCAGAAGCCGCTCGTGATGGCCAGGATCACCCGCACCGACAGCCCCATCTTCTATGGATATGCGGCCGATACCATTCCCATAAAGTTCAACCAGGGCGCGCAGGTATTCCACATCGGCGTCGCCGATTCGACCCGTGTGCTCGCCGAGTACGTGGGCGGTGACGCAAGTGTGTTGAGCGGG from Gemmatimonadaceae bacterium includes:
- a CDS encoding M14 family zinc carboxypeptidase, whose amino-acid sequence is MRHRFAQAVVCAAAALSLVASTVAAQQSVLETRDPHQQQDPDFAAFYKTWTHHGSPLVDHLPIVAGVPTPKQFLGYYIGAPKKLTYYDQMVKYYRALAKATPRVRVETIGRSDEGRELVVVWVSSAENLAHLAENRANLAKLADPRGLSEAQIHELIATTKPDYHLMGGLHSGETGPPEMLMELVYRLATETSPLIDKIRDNVIVSVTPAAEPDGRDRNVDWFYHGLDMQAKYGPADSVARADSLRADSLKADSAQGGRRGRGGRGGRGGRGGRGGGTGAAVATLAGPPGRGGRGGGLEGGLPYWGKYVYHDNNRDINLSQVEMRAITDWYLTAHPPIVHDMHEAEALMYIYSGGPPQNPTLDPILFTELPFFANYQLEQTTKYGMPGVYTHAFMDGWSPGYLGSVAYNHNGMMEMYETESGHDIPADSMADSIANATPPGRGGAFGRGGFGGRGESLPTGQGAGQPREWYRGLPLPANGVATFTRRDNANYMETGVLSALQLTSMFPQMVLEDFAVMTQHSIDDGNTKAPYAYVIPVAPDMTKAATLVNILRAQGIEVGTLKQTTVAGKDTIPAGSYVVKLNQPYGRLAKNLLQKQIFPDPRLTTYDDSGWSMGWAFDVTVNEIEDKSILDAAVTPVKRAEVRGTVAGSGTAGLAVAHYGSNNMITFRYLLKNVPMQVADSAFTANGVKFPAGSFIVTGSAADLAAAKRTVDSLGLTAAALPSLPQVPSHQANVPRVAIYSQWNGTQDLGWYRYTFDRFHIPYDLIFKERVEKGDLKKDYDVIVMAAQNINRAAVFAPKAKHPQPYEQSARYRNLGMYGSTPDMSGGFGQAGVDAIDAFLDAGGTLITAAQAVDYPIDFGLARSAYGENPAGVTAQKPLVMARITRTDSPIFYGYAADTIPIKFNQGAQVFHIGVADSTRVLAEYVGGDASVLSG